A single genomic interval of Terriglobus albidus harbors:
- a CDS encoding phospholipase D-like domain-containing protein yields the protein MTSIAIPFVQSGSYPTRSGNLVRPLIDGEPAFRRICEVMETARRSIWVTVTFMWQACEMPDGRGTPFDVLDRAAAQGIDVRIIFWRPDEETAWLRQNAFWGSTTHTDLLSRRRSGVKIRWDRAEPGFCQHQKSWLVDAGAADGTAFVGGINLNPHSMVAPGHRGEGHNHDVYLELAGPSVVDVHHNFVQRWNEASERLTEEGRWGTGSEVNLQFPNRVPAERGAAFVQIQRTMHSGRYADGQATPDGAPYDIASGERSNFEQYCAAILAARRSIYIENQQIDVPEILDCLHRALTRGVEVVLLVPSDPEVAVQTPLELPASLRPLAKFRIFDNFMVAGIAGTGADGHRKSVYVHSKLMLVDDAWATVGSCNLHRFSLFGNSEMNAAFSDPRTVRTFRCELLQEHLDQDTSGVDDRSALRLFREIARQNRKKLEAGDYAWQGLAFELELAP from the coding sequence ATGACGAGCATCGCGATTCCCTTTGTTCAATCGGGTTCTTATCCAACACGCTCCGGGAATTTGGTACGGCCGTTGATTGACGGGGAACCTGCATTTCGGCGCATTTGCGAAGTGATGGAGACAGCCCGACGGAGCATCTGGGTAACGGTGACTTTCATGTGGCAAGCCTGCGAGATGCCGGACGGCCGCGGAACCCCATTCGATGTCCTTGATCGTGCGGCGGCCCAAGGCATCGATGTGCGGATCATCTTCTGGCGTCCGGATGAGGAGACCGCGTGGCTACGGCAAAACGCGTTCTGGGGGTCGACGACGCACACCGACCTGCTCTCTCGGCGTCGATCTGGTGTGAAGATCCGCTGGGATCGGGCCGAACCAGGTTTCTGCCAACATCAGAAGAGCTGGCTTGTCGATGCCGGCGCCGCGGATGGAACGGCGTTCGTGGGCGGGATCAACCTCAATCCACATTCTATGGTTGCGCCTGGCCATCGCGGTGAAGGGCACAATCATGACGTGTACCTGGAGCTTGCAGGTCCATCCGTGGTGGACGTTCATCACAATTTTGTACAGCGCTGGAACGAAGCAAGCGAGCGATTGACCGAAGAAGGCCGCTGGGGGACAGGCAGCGAAGTAAATTTGCAGTTTCCAAATCGTGTTCCAGCAGAACGCGGCGCGGCGTTTGTGCAGATACAAAGAACGATGCATTCGGGACGTTATGCCGACGGACAAGCAACGCCGGACGGAGCACCGTACGACATTGCGTCGGGTGAGCGATCAAACTTCGAACAGTATTGTGCTGCCATCCTCGCTGCGCGCCGCTCCATCTATATTGAAAACCAGCAGATCGACGTGCCCGAAATTCTGGATTGTCTGCATCGGGCGCTTACGCGAGGCGTCGAAGTTGTTTTACTCGTACCTTCCGATCCGGAAGTCGCTGTGCAGACTCCGCTAGAGCTGCCGGCTTCTCTTAGACCTCTGGCAAAGTTCCGCATTTTCGATAACTTTATGGTGGCCGGTATTGCGGGAACAGGCGCTGACGGTCATCGAAAATCAGTCTATGTTCACTCCAAACTGATGTTAGTTGACGACGCATGGGCTACCGTCGGATCGTGCAACCTGCACCGCTTCTCACTGTTCGGAAACAGTGAAATGAATGCTGCCTTCTCAGATCCACGTACTGTTCGCACCTTCCGCTGCGAGCTCTTGCAGGAACACCTGGATCAGGACACATCCGGCGTCGATGATCGGAGCGCGCTCCGTCTATTCCGAGAGATCGCCAGGCAGAACCGTAAAAAATTAGAAGCAGGTGATTATGCCTGGCAGGGGCTGGCGTTCGAGCTTGAGTTAGCTCCCTGA
- a CDS encoding PadR family transcriptional regulator — protein sequence MAADKSEVLQGTLDLMILKTLHALGPLHGFGIARRIEQLSDDVLTLNEGTVYTSLLRLQQKSWIASEWGVSENNRRARFYRITKRGLKQLAIETENWERISGVIGRVLALETKVEP from the coding sequence ATGGCCGCGGACAAATCGGAAGTTCTTCAGGGAACCCTGGATCTCATGATCCTCAAGACTCTGCATGCCCTGGGCCCGTTGCATGGTTTTGGCATTGCGCGGCGTATCGAGCAACTCAGCGATGACGTCCTTACGTTGAACGAAGGGACCGTCTACACGTCGCTGCTCCGGCTGCAGCAGAAGAGCTGGATCGCCAGCGAATGGGGTGTCTCGGAAAACAACCGCCGCGCCCGCTTCTACCGGATCACCAAACGAGGCCTGAAGCAACTCGCCATCGAGACCGAAAACTGGGAGAGAATCTCCGGCGTAATCGGCCGCGTGCTCGCGCTTGAGACGAAGGTCGAGCCATGA
- a CDS encoding VOC family protein, with the protein MPAMNKVAPFLWFNDNAEEAAAFYLSVFPHARKIDEVRSKGVGPWPEGKTATITIELEGQEMVFLNGGPAHQLTPAISFFVRCETQAEIDAYWDKLLEGGGKTMACGWLTDRFGLCWQIVPSHIGELINHPKAMEAMMGMIKLDIPALEAAARGN; encoded by the coding sequence ATGCCTGCCATGAACAAAGTTGCGCCTTTCCTCTGGTTCAATGACAACGCTGAAGAAGCAGCCGCGTTTTATCTGAGTGTCTTCCCCCACGCGCGCAAGATCGACGAGGTGCGTTCGAAAGGAGTAGGCCCCTGGCCCGAGGGGAAGACCGCCACCATCACCATCGAGCTCGAAGGGCAGGAGATGGTCTTTCTGAACGGCGGTCCCGCGCATCAACTCACGCCCGCGATCTCGTTCTTTGTCCGCTGCGAGACCCAGGCGGAGATCGATGCCTACTGGGATAAGTTGCTGGAAGGCGGCGGGAAGACCATGGCATGCGGCTGGCTGACAGACCGTTTCGGGCTGTGTTGGCAGATCGTTCCGAGCCATATCGGCGAGTTGATCAATCACCCCAAAGCCATGGAGGCAATGATGGGGATGATTAAACTGGATATCCCCGCGTTGGAAGCCGCGGCACGCGGCAACTGA
- a CDS encoding DUF6632 domain-containing protein, translating into MKALKVVLVVVGIIFVALAYPMVLFVREEPALSMMLSLYVTLGIFLLIAARNPSAHRSLIAFTAWSSLAHAALMGTQAMRHMVARGELIGVAVLILIGVALLALAPAKQTLNS; encoded by the coding sequence ATGAAAGCGCTCAAGGTTGTGCTGGTCGTGGTCGGAATAATTTTTGTGGCGCTGGCCTATCCCATGGTGCTCTTTGTGCGGGAGGAGCCGGCGCTCTCCATGATGCTGTCCCTCTACGTCACCCTTGGGATCTTCCTTCTGATTGCTGCTCGCAATCCCTCTGCGCATCGCAGCCTGATCGCGTTCACCGCCTGGTCGAGCCTGGCCCATGCTGCGTTGATGGGGACTCAGGCAATGCGTCACATGGTCGCGCGTGGTGAACTGATCGGTGTGGCTGTTCTTATCCTTATAGGTGTAGCGCTTCTCGCACTAGCGCCTGCCAAACAGACCCTCAACTCCTGA
- a CDS encoding iron chaperone: MKQSAPKSVDEYIAAQPEAVRPKLEQVRSAIRTTVPEAMEGIGYGMPGYKLHGKAMLYFAGFKGHYSLFAASGTFFAVIGDELKGYELRKGTIHFPLDQPVPVKLIRRIAKLRADGIAATIKKTPAEGKKRKPASVRS; this comes from the coding sequence ATGAAACAAAGCGCTCCCAAATCGGTGGACGAGTACATCGCCGCGCAGCCCGAGGCGGTTCGGCCGAAGCTTGAACAGGTACGCAGTGCGATCCGGACGACGGTGCCGGAGGCTATGGAGGGCATAGGGTATGGCATGCCCGGATACAAGCTACATGGGAAGGCGATGCTGTATTTCGCCGGCTTCAAAGGGCACTACTCCCTGTTCGCAGCGTCAGGAACCTTCTTCGCGGTAATCGGAGATGAGCTTAAAGGCTATGAACTGCGAAAAGGGACGATTCATTTCCCTCTCGACCAGCCGGTTCCGGTAAAACTCATCCGCCGGATTGCAAAGCTGCGTGCGGATGGAATCGCCGCCACGATCAAGAAAACGCCGGCGGAGGGGAAAAAGCGCAAACCGGCATCTGTCAGGAGTTGA
- a CDS encoding ABC transporter permease: MMINIVADVRYGIRRLRRSPGFMATALLTLALGIGATTAIFTLAYQIILKAIPVQHPEQLYKVGKESECCIGGGDQGHWSIFSYDIYRTMRERVGGMAEMTAMQAGAAKVSAHRKGDTDAQPLDIRHVAGNYFEVLGVAPYAGRMLTAEDDREGAPIVAVISYAIWKSKFHSDPGIVGDTVIMTGHPVTIVGIAQKDFLGERNMSDPPGVWIPLAQEPIFNPTRKLYKAPNGQWLRIMLRIPEKKNVATVESAVRGGLTAWLMSNPDVRSGHTIAEIARESTELAPAADGVNELRDSYETSLLMLQLTAAFVLLIACANLANLMLVRGVARRQELSVRAALGASRVRLVREMLIEAMLLALMGGVMGIGVAYLGVKGMLALAMRGVTIVPLSPLPSLPVLAFSIIASAMTGILFGIAPAFIASNADPADALRAANRATGNSGGLQRALVILQTALSVALLSMAGLFLRSLQRLEQQDLHFETTGRLIAFIDLPAAGYTYPQLEGLYRHLEQTFASVPALHDMAYATYGPMTFNGWATGVNAAGPHPERTVSAGYSLISTRYFSAIGTPLLLGRTFTEHDNAGSRHVAIVNREFVRRVLQDAPALGMHFGPGVDMTQEYEIVGVVDDAKYGDPSRGPQPMYFIPMSQTTTFNSEPYTAAIIDQSNKAAEFKHFATNIIVRYEGDPAAAAMAMRHSIEQVDAGIPITRVTTYQDQISNSFTQRQLVVRLTAIFGGLALLLASVGLYGVTAYAVARRIPEIGLRIALGANRGQVMRMILRGALLQTAAGLLLGAPIAFMSGHYLQSQLYQVSGYDPAIFLLASVALILSAFVASMIPARMASNTDPIRALRME, translated from the coding sequence ATGATGATCAACATCGTTGCGGACGTGCGTTATGGGATCAGGAGACTCAGGCGTTCGCCTGGGTTTATGGCTACAGCCCTGTTGACCCTGGCTTTAGGGATCGGCGCAACGACGGCAATCTTCACGCTGGCCTATCAGATCATTCTCAAAGCGATACCGGTGCAGCATCCGGAACAGCTCTATAAGGTCGGGAAGGAGAGCGAGTGCTGCATCGGTGGCGGAGACCAGGGCCACTGGAGCATCTTCTCCTACGACATCTACCGGACCATGCGCGAGCGTGTCGGCGGCATGGCCGAGATGACGGCTATGCAGGCGGGCGCTGCTAAGGTAAGTGCGCATCGCAAGGGCGATACTGACGCTCAGCCACTCGACATACGGCATGTGGCGGGCAACTACTTCGAGGTTCTTGGGGTAGCTCCCTATGCGGGAAGGATGCTGACCGCAGAGGACGACCGCGAGGGAGCTCCCATTGTCGCCGTCATCAGCTATGCGATCTGGAAGTCGAAGTTCCATAGCGATCCAGGCATTGTGGGAGACACCGTAATCATGACCGGACATCCGGTCACGATCGTCGGCATTGCGCAGAAGGACTTTCTTGGCGAGCGGAATATGAGCGACCCGCCGGGAGTGTGGATTCCGCTGGCGCAGGAACCCATCTTCAATCCCACGCGGAAGCTTTACAAAGCGCCGAACGGCCAGTGGCTGCGGATCATGCTGCGCATTCCCGAGAAAAAGAATGTGGCCACGGTGGAGAGCGCCGTTCGCGGCGGATTGACCGCCTGGCTGATGTCCAATCCTGATGTTCGTTCAGGTCACACGATTGCGGAGATCGCGCGAGAGTCGACAGAGCTTGCTCCAGCAGCCGATGGCGTTAACGAACTGCGCGACAGCTATGAGACAAGCCTGCTGATGCTGCAGCTAACCGCGGCGTTCGTGCTGTTGATTGCCTGTGCGAATCTGGCAAACCTGATGCTGGTGCGAGGTGTAGCCCGCAGGCAGGAGCTGAGTGTCCGCGCCGCCCTGGGCGCCTCGCGTGTGCGCCTGGTGCGAGAGATGCTGATCGAGGCCATGCTCCTCGCGCTCATGGGAGGAGTCATGGGAATCGGCGTCGCCTATCTCGGTGTGAAGGGAATGCTGGCGCTGGCGATGCGCGGCGTGACGATCGTGCCGCTCTCTCCGCTGCCCTCGTTGCCGGTGCTGGCCTTCTCCATCATCGCATCGGCGATGACCGGCATCCTATTCGGCATCGCGCCGGCTTTCATCGCCTCGAATGCGGATCCCGCGGATGCGTTGCGCGCAGCCAATCGCGCCACCGGCAACTCCGGAGGGCTGCAGCGAGCGCTCGTGATCCTGCAAACGGCACTTTCGGTGGCGCTGCTCAGCATGGCGGGTCTGTTCCTCCGCAGCCTACAGCGCCTTGAACAACAGGATCTACATTTCGAGACAACGGGCCGGCTGATTGCCTTCATCGATCTGCCTGCCGCCGGATACACCTATCCGCAGCTCGAAGGGCTCTATCGTCATCTTGAACAAACCTTCGCGTCGGTTCCAGCATTGCATGACATGGCCTATGCGACCTACGGCCCCATGACCTTCAATGGATGGGCAACGGGGGTAAACGCCGCCGGGCCGCATCCTGAGCGTACGGTAAGCGCCGGCTACAGCCTGATCAGCACTCGATACTTCAGCGCGATAGGCACCCCTTTGCTGCTGGGCAGAACATTCACGGAACATGACAACGCCGGCAGCAGGCATGTGGCGATCGTGAATCGTGAGTTTGTTCGCCGGGTACTGCAGGACGCGCCGGCGCTCGGCATGCACTTCGGTCCCGGCGTAGATATGACCCAGGAGTATGAGATTGTAGGTGTGGTCGACGACGCCAAGTACGGCGACCCGTCGAGGGGCCCCCAGCCAATGTACTTCATCCCGATGTCACAGACTACGACCTTCAATAGCGAGCCATATACCGCGGCGATCATTGACCAGTCGAATAAAGCGGCAGAGTTCAAGCACTTTGCGACCAACATCATCGTCCGGTATGAGGGAGACCCCGCAGCCGCGGCGATGGCCATGCGTCACTCGATCGAACAGGTCGATGCGGGGATCCCGATCACGCGTGTCACGACCTATCAGGATCAGATCAGCAACTCCTTTACACAGAGACAACTGGTCGTCCGGTTGACGGCCATCTTTGGGGGACTGGCACTGTTGCTTGCGTCGGTTGGTCTCTACGGAGTTACGGCTTATGCCGTCGCGCGCAGAATCCCGGAGATCGGTCTGCGGATTGCTCTCGGCGCGAACCGCGGTCAGGTGATGCGGATGATCCTGCGAGGAGCCCTGCTGCAAACCGCAGCCGGTCTCCTGTTAGGCGCTCCGATTGCATTCATGAGCGGACACTATCTGCAATCGCAGCTTTATCAGGTAAGCGGGTATGATCCGGCGATCTTCCTGCTCGCATCCGTAGCCCTGATCCTGAGCGCCTTCGTCGCCAGCATGATTCCGGCCAGGATGGCATCCAACACCGATCCGATACGCGCGCTGCGTATGGAGTGA